From Toxorhynchites rutilus septentrionalis strain SRP chromosome 2, ASM2978413v1, whole genome shotgun sequence, a single genomic window includes:
- the LOC129764555 gene encoding GTPase activating protein homolog 4-like codes for MKIIVVMVIAIAGIVSSYRHGERVSQYSYKTDHGVVPYKEPEETSTLKIAEQKPEKEFEAKLAVLSQLLKKYQQTRKTHVTIETDATKEAIKDEPKEELKDKEKEKEKEKETEKEKEKEKDATVPSYEYAYGVKDFKTGDHKLQWEKRVGGHVMGVYKFAESDGTQRVVEYKADDKKGFEAKVKNVADKNSEEDETSKKTTVHSQVAHSYSYLKKYNR; via the exons ATGAAG ATTATCGTTGTGATGGTAATCGCCATCGCAGGCATCGTATCTTCGTACCGTCATGGAGAACGCGTGAGTCAATATAGTTACAAAACGGATCATGGTGTTGTTCCCTATAAGGAACCTGAGGAAACTTCAACTCTTAAAATTGCCGAGCAGAAGCCGGAGAAGGAATTTGAAGCCAAACTGGCCGTGCTCAGTCAACTCTTGAAGAAATACCAACAAACGAGAAAGACGCACGTGACAATCGAAACGGATGCTACCAAAGAAGCGATAAAGGATGAACCAAAAGAAGAGCTGAAGGAcaaagaaaaggaaaaggagaaggaaaaggaaaccgaaaaggaaaaagaaaaagaaaaggatgcCACAGTTCCCAGCTACGAATATGCCTATGGAGTGAAGGATTTCAAGACCGGTGATCACAAGCTTCAGTGGGAGAAGCGGGTGGGAGGACATGTGATGGGTGTCTACAAGTTCGCTGAGTCCGACGGTACGCAGCGTGTGGTGGAGTATAAAGCTGATGATAAGAAGGGATTCGAGGCAAAAGTGAAAAATGTTGCCGATAAGAATAGTGAAGAAGATGAAACGAGCAAGAAAACTACAGTGCATTCTCAGGTGGCTCACAGTTATAGTTATTTGAAGAAGTACAATCGCTGA